Proteins from one Deltaproteobacteria bacterium genomic window:
- the pgl gene encoding 6-phosphogluconolactonase, producing the protein MISPGQEIRITGGKEELYREAAGEFLRLSRDAVELKGLFTVALSGGSTPAGLFELLADEKGSFRGHLPWQETLFFFGDERHVGPEDPGSNFFMARSSMLSKVPVPESNVHRIQGENPDAWAAARDYEEVLKRAFCLDNRQLPRFDLVLLGMGADGHTASLFPGTGVLYERERLVAAVRLESTGTYRITLTPPVLCHAACIIFLVSGKEKAEALRSVLQGDFCPEKFPAQLVRPDNGRILWIVDSHAAGLLAGESEGGRNRRYDDTRRE; encoded by the coding sequence TTGTCGAGAGACGCGGTCGAGCTCAAGGGACTCTTCACCGTAGCCCTCTCCGGCGGCTCCACGCCGGCAGGGCTCTTTGAACTGCTCGCAGACGAGAAGGGCTCGTTCCGGGGTCACCTCCCGTGGCAAGAGACGCTCTTTTTCTTCGGCGACGAACGCCACGTCGGCCCCGAAGATCCCGGGAGCAACTTTTTCATGGCCCGCTCGTCGATGCTCTCCAAAGTCCCGGTCCCCGAGAGCAATGTGCACCGCATCCAGGGGGAGAACCCCGACGCATGGGCCGCCGCAAGGGACTACGAGGAGGTGCTGAAACGGGCATTTTGCCTTGATAACCGCCAATTGCCCCGGTTCGACCTGGTTCTTTTGGGCATGGGAGCCGATGGGCACACGGCCTCCCTTTTCCCCGGCACCGGCGTTCTTTACGAGCGCGAGCGCCTCGTCGCCGCAGTAAGGTTAGAAAGCACCGGCACGTACCGGATTACCCTCACGCCGCCCGTTTTGTGCCACGCCGCCTGCATCATCTTCCTCGTGTCGGGAAAGGAAAAGGCAGAGGCGCTGCGATCGGTCCTCCAGGGAGATTTCTGCCCCGAGAAATTCCCGGCACAGCTCGTCCGACCCGATAACGGGCGGATCCTCTGGATAGTGGACTCTCACGCCGCGGGGCTCCTCGCCGGGGAAAGTGAGGGAGGGAGAAACCGGCGGTACGATGACACACGGAGAGAATAG